From the Platichthys flesus chromosome 6, fPlaFle2.1, whole genome shotgun sequence genome, one window contains:
- the ppfibp1b gene encoding liprin-beta-1b isoform X3: MMADASDMLAAALEQMDGIIAGSKALDYSNGMFDCQSPTSPFMGSLRALHLLEDLRSVLEMMDTEERENLRCQIPDSTADSLVEWLHGQLSNGHVSLGNGDHYQERLSRLESDKESLVLQVSVLTDQVEAQGEKIRDLDLCLEEHREKLNATEEMLQQELQCRSSLETQKHELISEVSNLKLKLNNIDKDRVNFDDRFRDSEVCEDLILEINELRYRLTDMESEKLLFEKKLKSTKEELAILRRQLEGRDGEMRRLQDETGFNAIAFSSGDPSERDETLRKRLKEKHVEVQRMKKAVESLMAANEEKDRKIEELKQSLLRYKKVQDMVMSVQGKKDKTKENEYVGDASLAFLNIPMSFEPERNEATDVQQLKRMSPDELESLNGLSEESSPAPSPSDPEPVSESSPTEMESNQDTTKTSSQEQLDKSDKGNNEKSPSEENGKMSEKPPLSPSATLPANTEYDSFGSRKARTSFGKGFFKIRGGKKSGSTPNLAETEQQGTDHLDLAGLPQRSANSDSTNTLSTTPEGKKKSKGIMKLFGKLKRSQSTTFTLDDNLSEGEFKRGGVRATAGPRLGWSRDLQQVNNEVDAPFARWSKDQVCNWLQGQGLGLYVNMARVWISSGQTLLQASQQDLERELGIKHPLHRKKLQLALQALGSEEEDNKGKLDYNWVTRWLDDIGLPQYKTQFDEGRVDGRMLHYMTVDDLLSLKVGSVLHHLSIKRAIQVLRLNNYEPNCLRRRPSDENNISPAEISQWTNHRVMEWLRSVDLAEYAPNLRGSGVHGGLMVLEPRYNVETMALLLNIPPNKTLLRRHLATHFNLLIGSEAQQLKQECLENPDYTLLTATTKVKPKKLSFGSFGSLRKKKQEDSEEYVCPMDVEMPKGRSFQKGYELQIYEDDLDRLEQMEDSEGTVRQIGAFSEEIQNLTSMLKDDEFFKVVSNSPSLSVTDEDSNA, from the exons ATGATGGCTGATGCCAGCGACATGTTGGCAGCGGCCCTGGAGCAGATGGATGGCATTATAGCAG GTTCAAAGGCTCTGGACTACTCCAACGGGATGTTCGACTGCCAGTCGCCCACCTCCCCCTTCATGGGCAGCCTGCGGGCGCTTCACCTTCTGGAAGACCTGAGAAGCGTCCTGGAGATGATGGACACAGAGGAAAGGGAGAATCTGCGCTGCCAGATCCCTGACTCCACAGCTGACAGTCTGGTCGAGTGGCTCCATGGTCAACTG TCCAATGGACATGTCTCTCTGGGTAATGGTGACCACTACCAGGAAAGACTTTCCCGACTTGAAAGCGATAAGGAGTCTCTGGTGCTTCAG GTGAGTGTGTTGACAGACCAGGTGGAagctcagggagagaagatTAGGGATCTGGACTTGTGTTTGGAGGAGCACAGGGAGAAACTCAACGCCACTGAGGAGATGCTGCAacag GAGCTTCAGTGCAGAAGTTCTCTGGAGACCCAGAAGCATGAGCTGATCTCTGAAGTGTCCAACCTGAAGCTGAAGCTCAATAACATTGACAAGGACAGAGTGAACTTTGATGACAGATTTAGGGACAGTGAGGTATGTGAG GATTTGATTCTTGAAATTAACGAACTGCGGTACAGGTTGACAGACATGGAGAGTGAGAAACTACTTTTCGAAAAGAAACTTAAATCAACAAAG GAGGAGCTCGCCATACTGAGAAGGCAGCTGGAGGGCAGAGACGGAGAGATGAGGAGACTGCAGGATGAGACGGGCTTCAATGCCATAGCCTTCAGCAGTGGAGATCCCTCAGAGAGAG ATGAAACTCTTAGAAAGAGGCTGAAAGAGAAAC ATGTGGAAGTGCAGAGAATGAAAAAGGCAGTTGAATCATTGATGGCAGCCAATGAAGAGAAG GATCGTAAGATTGAGGAACTAAAACAGTCGCTGTTACGGTACAAGAAAGTTCAAGACATGGTGATGTCCGTGCAGGGGAAGAAAG ACAAAACCAAAGAGAACGAGTATGTTGGTGATGCTTCACTTGCGTTCTTAAACATCCCCATGTCCTTTGAACCAGAAAGGAATGAAGCTACAGATGTTCAGCAACTGAAAAGGATGAGTCCGGATGAG CTGGAAAGTCTGAATGGATTGAGTGAAGAGTCTTCACCTGCACCGAGCCCCTCCGACCCAGAACCAGTGTCTGAGTCTTCACCAACAGAGATGGAGAG TAACCAAGATACCACAAAGACGAGCAGCCAGGAACAGCTGGATAAGAGCGATAAGGGCAATAATGAAAAG aGCCCAAGTGAGGAAAACGGTAAGATGAGTGAAAAGCCACCTTTGAGTCCCTCGGCCACTTTGCCCGCAAACACAGAGTACGACAGCTTTGGCTCGAGAAAAGCTAGAACATCTTTTGGAAAAGGTTTCTTCAAGATCCGCGGTGGCAAAAAGTCCGGCAGCACTCCCAACCTTG CTGAAACAGAGCAGCAGGGCACCGACCACCTGGATCTGGCCGGGCTGCCACAGCGGTCTGCTAACAGTGACAGTACCAACACGCTCTCTACCACCCCAgaaggcaaaaaaaaatccaaaggaATAATGAAACTATTTGGAAA GTTAAAAAGAAGTCAGTCTACCACATTTACCCTGGATGACAACTTATCAGAGGGTGAGTTCAAGCGGGGTGGTGTGCGAGCCACAGCAGGACCCAGACTGGGTTGGTCACGTGATCTCCAGCAAGTCAACAA tGAGGTTGATGCTCCCTTTGCACGCTGGTCAAAGGATCAGGTGTGTAACTGGCTGCAGGGCCAGGGTCTGGGTCTTTACGTGAACATGGCTCGTGTTTGGATCTCCTCTGGACAGACACTGCTACAGGCCTCACAACAGGACCTGGAGAGG GAGCTGGGCATCAAACACCCGCTGCACagaaagaagctgcagctggcTCTGCAGGCCCTcggctcagaggaggaggacaataAGGGAAAGCTGGACTACAACTGGGTGACAA GATGGCTGGATGACATTGGTCTGCCTCAGTATAAGACCCAGTTTGATGAGGGGAGAGTGGACGGCCGCATGCTGCACTACATGACAGTG GATGACCTGCTTTCTCTGAAGGTGGGAAGCGTCCTGCATCACCTCAGCATCAAGAGAGCTATTCAAGTTCTCCGACTCAACAACTACGAGCCCAACTGCTTGCGTCGCCGTCCGTCTGATGAG AACAACATCTCTCCAGCAGAGATTTCACAGTGGACCAACCACAGGGTGATGGAGTGGCTGCGCTCTGTGGATCTCGCTGAATACGCTCCCAACCTGAGAGGCAGTGGTGTGCACGGTGGCCTGATG GTTCTGGAGCCGCGGTACAACGTGGAGACCATGGCGCTGCTGCTGAACATCCCCCCAAACAAGACTCTGCTGCGGCGCCACCTCGCCACACATTTCAACCTGCTCATTGGCTCCGAGGCTCAGCAGCTCAAACAGGAGTGTCTCGAAAACCCAGACTACACTCTGCTTACTGCCACCACCAAGGTCAAG CCGAAGAAGCTGTCGTTTGGTAGCTTTGGCAgtctgaggaagaagaagcaggaggacagtgaggagtACGTGTGTCCGATGGACGTGGAGATGCCAAAGGGAAGAAGCTTCCAGAAAGGCTACGAGCTCCAAATCTACGAGGACGACCTCGACAGGCTCGAACAG aTGGAGGACTCCGAGGGAACTGTGAGACAGATTGGAGCTTTCTCCGAGGAAATTCAAAACCTGACG AGCATGCTGAAAGACGATGAATTCTTCAAAGTGGTTTCGAATTCACCGAGCCTCAGTGTAACAGACGAGGACTCGAACGCATGA
- the ppfibp1b gene encoding liprin-beta-1b isoform X2 has translation MMADASDMLAAALEQMDGIIAGSKALDYSNGMFDCQSPTSPFMGSLRALHLLEDLRSVLEMMDTEERENLRCQIPDSTADSLVEWLHGQLSNGHVSLGNGDHYQERLSRLESDKESLVLQVSVLTDQVEAQGEKIRDLDLCLEEHREKLNATEEMLQQELQCRSSLETQKHELISEVSNLKLKLNNIDKDRVNFDDRFRDSEDLILEINELRYRLTDMESEKLLFEKKLKSTKEELAILRRQLEGRDGEMRRLQDETGFNAIAFSSGDPSERDETLRKRLKEKHVEVQRMKKAVESLMAANEEKDRKIEELKQSLLRYKKVQDMVMSVQGKKDKTKENEYVGDASLAFLNIPMSFEPERNEATDVQQLKRMSPDELESLNGLSEESSPAPSPSDPEPVSESSPTEMESNQDTTKTSSQEQLDKSDKGNNEKSPSEENGKMSEKPPLSPSATLPANTEYDSFGSRKARTSFGKGFFKIRGGKKSGSTPNLDRSRSASAPMLAETEQQGTDHLDLAGLPQRSANSDSTNTLSTTPEGKKKSKGIMKLFGKLKRSQSTTFTLDDNLSEGEFKRGGVRATAGPRLGWSRDLQQVNNEVDAPFARWSKDQVCNWLQGQGLGLYVNMARVWISSGQTLLQASQQDLERELGIKHPLHRKKLQLALQALGSEEEDNKGKLDYNWVTRWLDDIGLPQYKTQFDEGRVDGRMLHYMTVDDLLSLKVGSVLHHLSIKRAIQVLRLNNYEPNCLRRRPSDENNISPAEISQWTNHRVMEWLRSVDLAEYAPNLRGSGVHGGLMVLEPRYNVETMALLLNIPPNKTLLRRHLATHFNLLIGSEAQQLKQECLENPDYTLLTATTKVKPKKLSFGSFGSLRKKKQEDSEEYVCPMDVEMPKGRSFQKGYELQIYEDDLDRLEQMEDSEGTVRQIGAFSEEIQNLTSMLKDDEFFKVVSNSPSLSVTDEDSNA, from the exons ATGATGGCTGATGCCAGCGACATGTTGGCAGCGGCCCTGGAGCAGATGGATGGCATTATAGCAG GTTCAAAGGCTCTGGACTACTCCAACGGGATGTTCGACTGCCAGTCGCCCACCTCCCCCTTCATGGGCAGCCTGCGGGCGCTTCACCTTCTGGAAGACCTGAGAAGCGTCCTGGAGATGATGGACACAGAGGAAAGGGAGAATCTGCGCTGCCAGATCCCTGACTCCACAGCTGACAGTCTGGTCGAGTGGCTCCATGGTCAACTG TCCAATGGACATGTCTCTCTGGGTAATGGTGACCACTACCAGGAAAGACTTTCCCGACTTGAAAGCGATAAGGAGTCTCTGGTGCTTCAG GTGAGTGTGTTGACAGACCAGGTGGAagctcagggagagaagatTAGGGATCTGGACTTGTGTTTGGAGGAGCACAGGGAGAAACTCAACGCCACTGAGGAGATGCTGCAacag GAGCTTCAGTGCAGAAGTTCTCTGGAGACCCAGAAGCATGAGCTGATCTCTGAAGTGTCCAACCTGAAGCTGAAGCTCAATAACATTGACAAGGACAGAGTGAACTTTGATGACAGATTTAGGGACAGTGAG GATTTGATTCTTGAAATTAACGAACTGCGGTACAGGTTGACAGACATGGAGAGTGAGAAACTACTTTTCGAAAAGAAACTTAAATCAACAAAG GAGGAGCTCGCCATACTGAGAAGGCAGCTGGAGGGCAGAGACGGAGAGATGAGGAGACTGCAGGATGAGACGGGCTTCAATGCCATAGCCTTCAGCAGTGGAGATCCCTCAGAGAGAG ATGAAACTCTTAGAAAGAGGCTGAAAGAGAAAC ATGTGGAAGTGCAGAGAATGAAAAAGGCAGTTGAATCATTGATGGCAGCCAATGAAGAGAAG GATCGTAAGATTGAGGAACTAAAACAGTCGCTGTTACGGTACAAGAAAGTTCAAGACATGGTGATGTCCGTGCAGGGGAAGAAAG ACAAAACCAAAGAGAACGAGTATGTTGGTGATGCTTCACTTGCGTTCTTAAACATCCCCATGTCCTTTGAACCAGAAAGGAATGAAGCTACAGATGTTCAGCAACTGAAAAGGATGAGTCCGGATGAG CTGGAAAGTCTGAATGGATTGAGTGAAGAGTCTTCACCTGCACCGAGCCCCTCCGACCCAGAACCAGTGTCTGAGTCTTCACCAACAGAGATGGAGAG TAACCAAGATACCACAAAGACGAGCAGCCAGGAACAGCTGGATAAGAGCGATAAGGGCAATAATGAAAAG aGCCCAAGTGAGGAAAACGGTAAGATGAGTGAAAAGCCACCTTTGAGTCCCTCGGCCACTTTGCCCGCAAACACAGAGTACGACAGCTTTGGCTCGAGAAAAGCTAGAACATCTTTTGGAAAAGGTTTCTTCAAGATCCGCGGTGGCAAAAAGTCCGGCAGCACTCCCAACCTTG ACCGCAGCCGGAGTGCGAGTGCGCCTATGCTAG CTGAAACAGAGCAGCAGGGCACCGACCACCTGGATCTGGCCGGGCTGCCACAGCGGTCTGCTAACAGTGACAGTACCAACACGCTCTCTACCACCCCAgaaggcaaaaaaaaatccaaaggaATAATGAAACTATTTGGAAA GTTAAAAAGAAGTCAGTCTACCACATTTACCCTGGATGACAACTTATCAGAGGGTGAGTTCAAGCGGGGTGGTGTGCGAGCCACAGCAGGACCCAGACTGGGTTGGTCACGTGATCTCCAGCAAGTCAACAA tGAGGTTGATGCTCCCTTTGCACGCTGGTCAAAGGATCAGGTGTGTAACTGGCTGCAGGGCCAGGGTCTGGGTCTTTACGTGAACATGGCTCGTGTTTGGATCTCCTCTGGACAGACACTGCTACAGGCCTCACAACAGGACCTGGAGAGG GAGCTGGGCATCAAACACCCGCTGCACagaaagaagctgcagctggcTCTGCAGGCCCTcggctcagaggaggaggacaataAGGGAAAGCTGGACTACAACTGGGTGACAA GATGGCTGGATGACATTGGTCTGCCTCAGTATAAGACCCAGTTTGATGAGGGGAGAGTGGACGGCCGCATGCTGCACTACATGACAGTG GATGACCTGCTTTCTCTGAAGGTGGGAAGCGTCCTGCATCACCTCAGCATCAAGAGAGCTATTCAAGTTCTCCGACTCAACAACTACGAGCCCAACTGCTTGCGTCGCCGTCCGTCTGATGAG AACAACATCTCTCCAGCAGAGATTTCACAGTGGACCAACCACAGGGTGATGGAGTGGCTGCGCTCTGTGGATCTCGCTGAATACGCTCCCAACCTGAGAGGCAGTGGTGTGCACGGTGGCCTGATG GTTCTGGAGCCGCGGTACAACGTGGAGACCATGGCGCTGCTGCTGAACATCCCCCCAAACAAGACTCTGCTGCGGCGCCACCTCGCCACACATTTCAACCTGCTCATTGGCTCCGAGGCTCAGCAGCTCAAACAGGAGTGTCTCGAAAACCCAGACTACACTCTGCTTACTGCCACCACCAAGGTCAAG CCGAAGAAGCTGTCGTTTGGTAGCTTTGGCAgtctgaggaagaagaagcaggaggacagtgaggagtACGTGTGTCCGATGGACGTGGAGATGCCAAAGGGAAGAAGCTTCCAGAAAGGCTACGAGCTCCAAATCTACGAGGACGACCTCGACAGGCTCGAACAG aTGGAGGACTCCGAGGGAACTGTGAGACAGATTGGAGCTTTCTCCGAGGAAATTCAAAACCTGACG AGCATGCTGAAAGACGATGAATTCTTCAAAGTGGTTTCGAATTCACCGAGCCTCAGTGTAACAGACGAGGACTCGAACGCATGA
- the ppfibp1b gene encoding liprin-beta-1b isoform X1 — protein MMADASDMLAAALEQMDGIIAGSKALDYSNGMFDCQSPTSPFMGSLRALHLLEDLRSVLEMMDTEERENLRCQIPDSTADSLVEWLHGQLSNGHVSLGNGDHYQERLSRLESDKESLVLQVSVLTDQVEAQGEKIRDLDLCLEEHREKLNATEEMLQQELQCRSSLETQKHELISEVSNLKLKLNNIDKDRVNFDDRFRDSEVCEDLILEINELRYRLTDMESEKLLFEKKLKSTKEELAILRRQLEGRDGEMRRLQDETGFNAIAFSSGDPSERDETLRKRLKEKHVEVQRMKKAVESLMAANEEKDRKIEELKQSLLRYKKVQDMVMSVQGKKDKTKENEYVGDASLAFLNIPMSFEPERNEATDVQQLKRMSPDELESLNGLSEESSPAPSPSDPEPVSESSPTEMESNQDTTKTSSQEQLDKSDKGNNEKSPSEENGKMSEKPPLSPSATLPANTEYDSFGSRKARTSFGKGFFKIRGGKKSGSTPNLDRSRSASAPMLAETEQQGTDHLDLAGLPQRSANSDSTNTLSTTPEGKKKSKGIMKLFGKLKRSQSTTFTLDDNLSEGEFKRGGVRATAGPRLGWSRDLQQVNNEVDAPFARWSKDQVCNWLQGQGLGLYVNMARVWISSGQTLLQASQQDLERELGIKHPLHRKKLQLALQALGSEEEDNKGKLDYNWVTRWLDDIGLPQYKTQFDEGRVDGRMLHYMTVDDLLSLKVGSVLHHLSIKRAIQVLRLNNYEPNCLRRRPSDENNISPAEISQWTNHRVMEWLRSVDLAEYAPNLRGSGVHGGLMVLEPRYNVETMALLLNIPPNKTLLRRHLATHFNLLIGSEAQQLKQECLENPDYTLLTATTKVKPKKLSFGSFGSLRKKKQEDSEEYVCPMDVEMPKGRSFQKGYELQIYEDDLDRLEQMEDSEGTVRQIGAFSEEIQNLTSMLKDDEFFKVVSNSPSLSVTDEDSNA, from the exons ATGATGGCTGATGCCAGCGACATGTTGGCAGCGGCCCTGGAGCAGATGGATGGCATTATAGCAG GTTCAAAGGCTCTGGACTACTCCAACGGGATGTTCGACTGCCAGTCGCCCACCTCCCCCTTCATGGGCAGCCTGCGGGCGCTTCACCTTCTGGAAGACCTGAGAAGCGTCCTGGAGATGATGGACACAGAGGAAAGGGAGAATCTGCGCTGCCAGATCCCTGACTCCACAGCTGACAGTCTGGTCGAGTGGCTCCATGGTCAACTG TCCAATGGACATGTCTCTCTGGGTAATGGTGACCACTACCAGGAAAGACTTTCCCGACTTGAAAGCGATAAGGAGTCTCTGGTGCTTCAG GTGAGTGTGTTGACAGACCAGGTGGAagctcagggagagaagatTAGGGATCTGGACTTGTGTTTGGAGGAGCACAGGGAGAAACTCAACGCCACTGAGGAGATGCTGCAacag GAGCTTCAGTGCAGAAGTTCTCTGGAGACCCAGAAGCATGAGCTGATCTCTGAAGTGTCCAACCTGAAGCTGAAGCTCAATAACATTGACAAGGACAGAGTGAACTTTGATGACAGATTTAGGGACAGTGAGGTATGTGAG GATTTGATTCTTGAAATTAACGAACTGCGGTACAGGTTGACAGACATGGAGAGTGAGAAACTACTTTTCGAAAAGAAACTTAAATCAACAAAG GAGGAGCTCGCCATACTGAGAAGGCAGCTGGAGGGCAGAGACGGAGAGATGAGGAGACTGCAGGATGAGACGGGCTTCAATGCCATAGCCTTCAGCAGTGGAGATCCCTCAGAGAGAG ATGAAACTCTTAGAAAGAGGCTGAAAGAGAAAC ATGTGGAAGTGCAGAGAATGAAAAAGGCAGTTGAATCATTGATGGCAGCCAATGAAGAGAAG GATCGTAAGATTGAGGAACTAAAACAGTCGCTGTTACGGTACAAGAAAGTTCAAGACATGGTGATGTCCGTGCAGGGGAAGAAAG ACAAAACCAAAGAGAACGAGTATGTTGGTGATGCTTCACTTGCGTTCTTAAACATCCCCATGTCCTTTGAACCAGAAAGGAATGAAGCTACAGATGTTCAGCAACTGAAAAGGATGAGTCCGGATGAG CTGGAAAGTCTGAATGGATTGAGTGAAGAGTCTTCACCTGCACCGAGCCCCTCCGACCCAGAACCAGTGTCTGAGTCTTCACCAACAGAGATGGAGAG TAACCAAGATACCACAAAGACGAGCAGCCAGGAACAGCTGGATAAGAGCGATAAGGGCAATAATGAAAAG aGCCCAAGTGAGGAAAACGGTAAGATGAGTGAAAAGCCACCTTTGAGTCCCTCGGCCACTTTGCCCGCAAACACAGAGTACGACAGCTTTGGCTCGAGAAAAGCTAGAACATCTTTTGGAAAAGGTTTCTTCAAGATCCGCGGTGGCAAAAAGTCCGGCAGCACTCCCAACCTTG ACCGCAGCCGGAGTGCGAGTGCGCCTATGCTAG CTGAAACAGAGCAGCAGGGCACCGACCACCTGGATCTGGCCGGGCTGCCACAGCGGTCTGCTAACAGTGACAGTACCAACACGCTCTCTACCACCCCAgaaggcaaaaaaaaatccaaaggaATAATGAAACTATTTGGAAA GTTAAAAAGAAGTCAGTCTACCACATTTACCCTGGATGACAACTTATCAGAGGGTGAGTTCAAGCGGGGTGGTGTGCGAGCCACAGCAGGACCCAGACTGGGTTGGTCACGTGATCTCCAGCAAGTCAACAA tGAGGTTGATGCTCCCTTTGCACGCTGGTCAAAGGATCAGGTGTGTAACTGGCTGCAGGGCCAGGGTCTGGGTCTTTACGTGAACATGGCTCGTGTTTGGATCTCCTCTGGACAGACACTGCTACAGGCCTCACAACAGGACCTGGAGAGG GAGCTGGGCATCAAACACCCGCTGCACagaaagaagctgcagctggcTCTGCAGGCCCTcggctcagaggaggaggacaataAGGGAAAGCTGGACTACAACTGGGTGACAA GATGGCTGGATGACATTGGTCTGCCTCAGTATAAGACCCAGTTTGATGAGGGGAGAGTGGACGGCCGCATGCTGCACTACATGACAGTG GATGACCTGCTTTCTCTGAAGGTGGGAAGCGTCCTGCATCACCTCAGCATCAAGAGAGCTATTCAAGTTCTCCGACTCAACAACTACGAGCCCAACTGCTTGCGTCGCCGTCCGTCTGATGAG AACAACATCTCTCCAGCAGAGATTTCACAGTGGACCAACCACAGGGTGATGGAGTGGCTGCGCTCTGTGGATCTCGCTGAATACGCTCCCAACCTGAGAGGCAGTGGTGTGCACGGTGGCCTGATG GTTCTGGAGCCGCGGTACAACGTGGAGACCATGGCGCTGCTGCTGAACATCCCCCCAAACAAGACTCTGCTGCGGCGCCACCTCGCCACACATTTCAACCTGCTCATTGGCTCCGAGGCTCAGCAGCTCAAACAGGAGTGTCTCGAAAACCCAGACTACACTCTGCTTACTGCCACCACCAAGGTCAAG CCGAAGAAGCTGTCGTTTGGTAGCTTTGGCAgtctgaggaagaagaagcaggaggacagtgaggagtACGTGTGTCCGATGGACGTGGAGATGCCAAAGGGAAGAAGCTTCCAGAAAGGCTACGAGCTCCAAATCTACGAGGACGACCTCGACAGGCTCGAACAG aTGGAGGACTCCGAGGGAACTGTGAGACAGATTGGAGCTTTCTCCGAGGAAATTCAAAACCTGACG AGCATGCTGAAAGACGATGAATTCTTCAAAGTGGTTTCGAATTCACCGAGCCTCAGTGTAACAGACGAGGACTCGAACGCATGA